A part of Bacillus thuringiensis genomic DNA contains:
- a CDS encoding TOMM precursor leader peptide-binding protein — protein sequence MTQNILLIGDGLLANYVHDQLCKQYSIIRQHSLTEELPENIHLALVLHDGSPSSIHHDAELMFRSNQIPWLRGFTSFGEGIIGPYIHPLVTGCSNCSDGRRFIAGFDQQEMWELQRKYELKADHVTRRDVRATQNGMLQMCHLICAGTEKILAHHHSSLENELILLNLQTLQCTRHSFLADPLCPVCSNLPDDTADAAVISLQPSLKTSDATYRCRSIHELNTFLTRDYLDYRVGMLNGKMQHSLLPFADVIINMPLMFGNEGVAGRTLSFAMSEATAILEGLERYCGMSPRGKKTNVHGSFRELEDYALNPLSLGVHTTEHYNRNSFPFKPFDPDYEQNWVWGYSLLQNRPILIPESIAYYSLGHRDAFVYETSNGCAIGGSLEEAIFHGILEIAERDAFLLTWYAELPLPRLDLSSANDTELQLMIQRLYTITGYELHAFNATMEHGIPSLWVVAKNTRENGMNVVCAGGSHLDPVRALKSAIHEIAGMLLITDDELEQKREHYENCLHDPYLVNKMEDHSMLYGLKEAEERLHFLLRDDAPVQSFQEMNTLQSVDLDLTSDLHQLLNRLQQSGLDVIVVDQTVPPIEKNGLHCVKVIIPGMLPMTFGHHLTRVTGLDRVYTVPMTLGYTNEPLTNEQLNPHPHPFP from the coding sequence ATGACTCAAAATATATTACTTATAGGAGATGGCCTTCTGGCAAACTATGTACACGATCAATTATGCAAACAATATTCTATCATTCGTCAACATAGTCTTACAGAAGAACTCCCTGAAAATATTCATCTCGCTCTCGTATTACATGATGGCTCTCCTTCTTCTATTCATCATGATGCCGAGCTAATGTTTCGGTCGAATCAGATTCCGTGGTTACGCGGGTTTACTTCATTTGGTGAGGGTATTATCGGTCCTTACATTCATCCTCTTGTAACTGGCTGTTCCAACTGCTCTGATGGGCGCCGATTTATCGCTGGCTTTGATCAACAAGAAATGTGGGAACTACAACGGAAATATGAGTTAAAGGCAGATCATGTAACAAGACGTGATGTACGTGCCACCCAAAATGGTATGTTACAAATGTGCCATCTTATTTGCGCAGGAACAGAGAAAATATTAGCTCATCACCATTCTTCTTTAGAAAATGAACTCATTTTACTAAACTTACAAACACTGCAATGTACACGTCATTCCTTTCTTGCAGATCCCCTCTGCCCTGTATGTAGCAATTTGCCTGATGACACAGCAGATGCAGCTGTGATTTCGTTACAACCGAGCTTAAAAACAAGTGATGCAACATATCGCTGTCGTTCCATTCATGAACTAAACACATTTTTAACGAGAGATTATTTAGATTATCGCGTCGGTATGTTGAACGGAAAAATGCAGCATTCTTTATTACCTTTTGCTGATGTGATTATAAACATGCCATTAATGTTTGGAAATGAAGGGGTTGCAGGCCGAACTCTTTCATTTGCAATGAGTGAAGCGACTGCTATTTTAGAAGGTTTAGAACGATATTGTGGTATGTCACCTCGAGGAAAAAAGACAAATGTACACGGCAGTTTTCGTGAGTTAGAGGATTATGCGCTTAATCCCCTCTCGCTCGGTGTACATACAACTGAACATTATAATCGTAATAGTTTTCCGTTTAAACCGTTTGATCCTGACTATGAACAAAACTGGGTATGGGGCTATTCTTTATTACAAAACCGGCCGATTTTAATTCCTGAATCAATCGCTTATTATAGCCTCGGTCATCGAGATGCTTTCGTGTATGAAACATCAAATGGATGTGCAATTGGTGGTAGTTTAGAAGAAGCAATTTTTCACGGCATTTTAGAAATTGCAGAGCGCGACGCCTTTTTGCTCACTTGGTATGCGGAATTACCTCTCCCCCGCCTTGATCTTAGTTCAGCAAATGATACGGAATTACAATTAATGATTCAGCGGCTGTACACGATTACTGGGTATGAGTTACATGCTTTTAACGCAACGATGGAACACGGTATTCCAAGCCTATGGGTAGTTGCGAAAAATACGCGTGAAAATGGAATGAACGTTGTTTGTGCGGGAGGCTCTCATTTAGACCCTGTCCGCGCTTTAAAAAGTGCCATTCATGAAATAGCAGGCATGTTACTAATAACAGATGATGAACTCGAACAAAAAAGAGAGCATTACGAAAACTGCTTACACGATCCTTATCTCGTTAATAAAATGGAAGACCATAGTATGCTGTACGGATTGAAAGAAGCGGAAGAACGTCTTCACTTTCTTTTACGTGACGATGCCCCAGTGCAATCGTTCCAAGAAATGAATACATTACAATCAGTTGATCTAGACTTGACATCCGATCTTCATCAACTTTTAAACCGCCTGCAGCAATCTGGACTTGACGTAATCGTTGTAGATCAAACAGTACCTCCTATAGAAAAAAACGGATTACATTGCGTAAAAGTTATTATTCCAGGCATGCTACCGATGACGTTTGGCCACCATCTCACTCGGGTTACAGGACTAGATAGAGTATATACTGTGCCGATGAC
- a CDS encoding putative thiazole-containing bacteriocin maturation protein — protein MNNLPIHAKLKANKDTFFLPDSNGGVYFRNNASSFRMDGDGIYNWIEKLMPMFNGNYSLAEITDGLPLPYQNRVFEIGEILYENGFVRDVSQDAPHELNSALLDRYASQIEFLEADSHSGALKFETYRAANVLIIGSGDMLTSLVSSLLESGLPTFHYLVTDYEETNYDRIHELVELAYEVDDTVLVQEIDTTIDRPLHEVFEPFDWVLYVSQNGDIEGLRAVHTICREIGKSFIPAVCLSTLGIAGPIVTANHEECWESAWHRLHETTLQNEHSSASFSPLPSAMLANIIVFELLKHVADDSYREKEPQFFLLNYETLEGAWHPFIKHPLATDESFTIDTIENLSEQLEHRSNQHTSTDLFRFFDSLTSKEAGLFHVWDEQDSYQLPLSQCHIQVATPLSDGPASLLPLMTCGGLTHNEARREAGLAGIETYVAEIMHRLIPEHNDIGIGAGETMTEGVYRALQQHLNNKLYERQSHMLEEITTVDLTEIHDKHCRFYYDALATIHETPQIAVSEEILSFPVVWVGINDRWYGASNINTTLALRNALQLSLLHIQNEETPYRANILPESSIILYDTDSFRLEIQAEEEIPSTQSVQLALQHLEEHNFYPFVFDLAIEPFLKENLDGVYGVLIAKEDSL, from the coding sequence ATGAATAACCTTCCAATTCATGCAAAACTTAAAGCAAATAAGGATACTTTCTTCCTTCCCGACTCAAACGGGGGTGTCTATTTTCGAAATAACGCCAGTTCATTTCGTATGGACGGTGATGGAATTTACAATTGGATTGAAAAATTAATGCCAATGTTTAACGGTAACTACTCTTTAGCAGAAATAACCGACGGTCTCCCTCTCCCCTATCAAAATCGTGTATTTGAAATCGGAGAGATTTTATATGAAAATGGCTTCGTTCGGGATGTAAGTCAAGATGCACCTCATGAATTAAATAGTGCATTACTTGATAGATACGCTTCACAAATTGAATTTTTAGAAGCTGATTCTCATTCAGGCGCTCTAAAATTCGAAACGTATCGCGCGGCAAACGTCCTTATAATTGGTTCTGGAGATATGCTTACTTCCCTAGTTTCTTCTTTATTAGAATCAGGATTACCTACCTTTCATTACCTTGTTACAGATTATGAGGAAACAAATTACGACCGCATCCATGAGCTAGTAGAACTTGCATATGAAGTTGATGATACTGTACTTGTTCAAGAAATTGATACGACAATTGATCGTCCCCTGCATGAAGTGTTCGAGCCTTTCGACTGGGTTTTGTACGTTTCTCAAAATGGAGATATTGAAGGTTTAAGAGCAGTTCACACGATTTGTAGAGAAATAGGAAAGAGCTTCATACCAGCCGTCTGTTTATCAACACTTGGTATAGCTGGTCCTATTGTAACAGCTAATCATGAAGAATGCTGGGAATCCGCATGGCACCGGCTACATGAAACGACTTTACAAAATGAACATTCATCAGCATCATTTTCACCACTTCCATCTGCAATGTTAGCAAATATAATCGTATTTGAATTACTTAAGCATGTCGCTGATGATTCTTACCGAGAAAAAGAACCACAATTCTTTTTATTAAATTACGAAACACTCGAAGGAGCATGGCATCCTTTTATAAAACATCCTCTCGCAACTGATGAAAGTTTTACAATTGATACGATAGAAAATCTTTCTGAACAACTTGAGCATCGGTCCAACCAACATACCTCAACTGATTTATTCCGCTTTTTTGACTCATTAACTTCTAAAGAAGCTGGTTTATTCCATGTATGGGATGAACAAGATTCCTATCAATTACCGTTATCACAATGCCATATTCAAGTAGCTACTCCACTATCAGATGGTCCTGCTTCCCTCCTGCCTCTTATGACTTGTGGTGGTTTAACTCATAATGAAGCGCGCCGAGAAGCTGGTTTAGCAGGAATTGAAACATATGTAGCGGAAATTATGCACCGCCTTATTCCTGAACACAACGATATTGGTATTGGCGCTGGGGAAACGATGACAGAAGGTGTATACCGGGCACTACAACAACATTTAAATAATAAATTGTATGAGCGTCAGTCACATATGCTAGAAGAAATTACGACGGTCGACTTAACCGAAATTCATGATAAACATTGTAGATTTTATTACGATGCTCTCGCTACAATTCATGAAACACCTCAAATAGCAGTAAGTGAAGAGATTCTCAGTTTTCCAGTCGTTTGGGTCGGTATAAATGATCGATGGTACGGCGCATCTAATATTAATACAACGTTAGCGTTACGAAATGCACTACAACTATCCCTTCTTCATATTCAAAATGAAGAGACTCCATACAGAGCTAATATCTTGCCGGAATCCTCTATTATTTTATATGACACGGATTCTTTTAGATTAGAAATACAGGCGGAAGAAGAAATTCCAAGCACGCAATCTGTACAGCTTGCCTTGCAACATTTAGAAGAACATAATTTTTATCCATTCGTGTTTGATTTAGCTATTGAACCATTTTTGAAAGAGAACTTAGATGGTGTGTACGGGGTATTAATTGCAAAGGAGGACAGTCTATGA
- the odhB gene encoding 2-oxoglutarate dehydrogenase complex dihydrolipoyllysine-residue succinyltransferase, whose translation MIEIKVPELAESITEGTISQWLINVGDKVEKGGSVVELETDKVNVEIIAEDSGIVSKLLGEPGDTVEVGATIAILDANGAPVAVSTPAPVAEQPKQETTEAPKAAAPTTEQAATLQGLPNTNRPIASPAARKMARELGIDLNDVRSTDPLGRVRPHDVQAHATAPKEAPAAPKSPAPAPVAKTEFEKPVERVKMSRRRQTIAKRLVEVQQTSAMLTTFNEVDMTAIMELRKERKDAFEKKHDVRLGFMSFFTKAVVAALKQFPLLNAEIQGDELIIKKFYDIGIAVAAPDGLVVPVVRDANQLNFAEIESEIRNLGMKARDNKLSLKELQGGTFTITNGGVFGSLMSTPILNSPQVGILGMHKIQVRPVAIDAERMENRPMMYIALSYDHRIVDGKEAVSFLVAVKDMLEDPKSLLLEG comes from the coding sequence ATGATCGAAATTAAAGTACCTGAGCTTGCAGAATCTATTACTGAAGGAACTATCTCACAATGGCTTATCAACGTAGGCGACAAAGTTGAGAAAGGTGGCAGCGTTGTTGAGCTTGAAACTGATAAAGTCAATGTAGAAATCATTGCAGAAGATTCAGGTATTGTATCGAAGTTACTAGGCGAACCTGGGGATACAGTTGAAGTTGGCGCAACTATCGCAATTTTAGATGCAAACGGAGCACCAGTTGCAGTAAGTACACCTGCACCAGTGGCTGAGCAGCCAAAACAAGAAACAACTGAAGCACCGAAAGCTGCGGCTCCAACTACTGAGCAAGCTGCAACTCTACAAGGTTTACCAAATACAAACCGTCCTATCGCATCACCAGCTGCTAGAAAAATGGCTCGTGAATTAGGAATCGACTTAAACGACGTACGTAGCACAGATCCACTTGGACGTGTGAGACCACACGATGTACAAGCTCATGCTACAGCACCAAAAGAAGCACCAGCTGCTCCAAAAAGTCCAGCTCCTGCTCCAGTTGCAAAAACGGAATTCGAAAAACCAGTTGAGCGCGTAAAAATGTCCCGCCGCCGTCAAACAATTGCAAAACGCCTTGTAGAAGTTCAACAAACATCTGCAATGTTAACAACATTTAACGAAGTTGATATGACTGCAATCATGGAATTACGTAAAGAGCGTAAAGATGCTTTCGAGAAAAAACATGATGTACGTCTTGGCTTCATGTCATTCTTCACAAAAGCAGTTGTTGCAGCATTAAAACAATTCCCATTATTAAATGCTGAAATTCAAGGCGACGAGCTTATCATTAAAAAATTCTATGATATCGGTATTGCAGTAGCAGCTCCAGATGGATTAGTTGTTCCAGTTGTACGCGATGCTAACCAATTAAACTTCGCTGAAATCGAAAGTGAAATTCGTAATTTAGGTATGAAAGCACGTGACAACAAACTTTCATTAAAAGAACTACAAGGTGGTACATTCACAATTACAAACGGTGGTGTGTTCGGTTCTCTAATGTCAACACCGATCCTAAACAGCCCACAAGTTGGTATTTTAGGAATGCACAAAATCCAAGTACGTCCAGTTGCAATTGATGCAGAACGTATGGAAAACCGTCCAATGATGTACATCGCTTTATCTTACGATCACCGTATTGTTGATGGTAAAGAAGCAGTTAGCTTCCTTGTTGCTGTTAAAGATATGCTTGAAGATCCAAAATCATTATTATTAGAAGGTTGA
- the odhA gene encoding 2-oxoglutarate dehydrogenase E1 component, producing the protein MTRKNTTTNPWAKFHGPNLGYVIEQYDLYVTGTGSVDPELQELFEIFGAPSFQDDVVTGDNTATHFSPQNTGNIEKILKVVQLVEQIRSFGHTLAHINPMEDAANGQSLLEKAMNELSDADLKAIPAKTVWQEAPEGIHTALDVIHRLKDVYTKSLAYEFSHIQDSEERAWLHQMVESNSLRQPLSNKKRTALLKRLTAVEGFEQFLHKTFVGQKRFSIEGVDMLVPVLDEIVLEGAKDGVEDVMIGMAHRGRLSVLAHVLEKPYSHMFAEFKHAKIEGAVANSGWTGDVKYHLGREQVVSNEEVSTRVTLANNPSHLEFVNPVVEGFARAAQENRKKSGLPEQDTSKSFVILVHGDAAFPGQGIVSETLNLSRLNAYQTGGTIHVIANNAVGFTTDSYDSRSTKYSSDLAKGFDIPIVHVNADDPEACLAAANLAIQYRTLFKKDFLIDLIGYRRYGHNEMDDPAVTQPQVYKKIKNHPTVRAIYADQLQTAGVLNADEVETITQFIQEQLKSDYAQVPPADTSDATIHVKVPDVVAKGIQPIDTGVEIDSLRAINEGLLSWPEGFNVYPKVKKILERRKDALEENGKIEWALAESLAFASILQEGTPIRLTGQDSQRGTFAHRHIVLHDTDTNETYSPLHRLPNINASFSVHNSPLSEAAVVGYEYGYNVFAPETLVMWEAQYGDFSNTAQALFDQYVSAGRAKWGQKSGLVLLLPHGYEGQGPEHSSARPERFLQLAAENNWTVANLTSAAQYFHILRRQASILGTEAVRPLVLMTPKSLLRHPLTLSTASQLSEGRFQPALEQENLGTKPTKVKRLVLSTGKMAIDLAAEIESGKHEYNLDEVHVVRVEQLYPFPAEKVQSIMKRFKNLEEIIWVQEEPRNMGAWHYMAPILFELAGDKVKTGYIGRPDRSSPSGGDPFAHKAEQELIVAHALDVKYNFRQDKQEIEVFSN; encoded by the coding sequence ATGACGAGGAAGAATACAACGACAAACCCTTGGGCCAAGTTCCATGGTCCGAACCTTGGTTATGTTATTGAACAGTATGATCTTTACGTAACTGGAACAGGTTCTGTTGATCCGGAATTACAAGAGCTTTTTGAAATTTTTGGAGCTCCTTCGTTTCAAGATGATGTCGTAACAGGGGACAACACAGCAACACATTTTTCTCCTCAAAACACAGGGAACATTGAAAAAATTCTTAAAGTCGTTCAGCTTGTTGAACAGATTCGTTCTTTCGGGCATACGTTGGCTCACATCAATCCGATGGAAGATGCTGCAAATGGACAATCTCTTCTTGAGAAAGCAATGAACGAACTGAGCGATGCTGACTTGAAAGCGATTCCAGCAAAGACAGTATGGCAAGAGGCACCAGAGGGTATTCACACTGCACTTGATGTAATTCATAGATTAAAAGACGTTTATACAAAATCTTTAGCTTATGAATTTTCTCATATACAAGATAGTGAAGAACGCGCATGGTTGCATCAAATGGTGGAATCAAATTCATTGCGTCAACCACTATCAAATAAAAAACGAACTGCTCTTTTAAAACGTTTAACAGCTGTTGAGGGTTTCGAGCAATTCTTGCATAAAACATTCGTTGGGCAAAAACGTTTCTCTATCGAGGGCGTTGATATGCTTGTACCTGTTCTAGATGAAATTGTTCTAGAAGGTGCAAAGGACGGCGTAGAAGATGTCATGATTGGTATGGCTCACCGCGGTCGTCTAAGCGTACTTGCACACGTATTAGAAAAACCATATAGTCACATGTTTGCTGAGTTCAAACATGCAAAAATAGAAGGCGCAGTGGCAAACTCTGGCTGGACTGGCGACGTGAAATACCATTTAGGTAGAGAACAAGTCGTTAGTAACGAAGAAGTTAGCACTCGCGTTACATTAGCAAATAACCCAAGTCACCTTGAGTTCGTTAATCCTGTTGTAGAAGGTTTCGCACGTGCGGCTCAAGAGAATCGTAAAAAATCTGGTCTTCCAGAACAAGATACTTCAAAATCATTCGTAATTTTAGTTCATGGTGATGCTGCATTCCCTGGTCAAGGTATTGTATCTGAAACGTTGAACTTAAGCAGATTGAATGCGTACCAAACAGGCGGAACAATTCATGTTATCGCAAACAATGCAGTTGGTTTTACAACTGATAGCTATGATTCTCGTTCTACGAAATATTCAAGTGACCTTGCAAAAGGTTTCGATATTCCGATTGTTCACGTGAACGCTGATGATCCAGAAGCTTGTCTTGCTGCTGCTAACCTTGCGATTCAATATCGTACATTGTTCAAAAAAGATTTCTTAATCGATTTAATTGGTTACCGCCGCTACGGTCATAACGAAATGGATGACCCAGCAGTTACACAACCACAAGTGTACAAAAAGATTAAAAATCACCCAACTGTACGAGCAATTTATGCAGATCAATTACAAACTGCTGGCGTTCTAAATGCAGATGAGGTTGAAACAATTACTCAGTTTATACAAGAGCAATTAAAATCTGACTATGCACAAGTACCACCAGCTGATACGAGCGATGCAACAATTCATGTTAAAGTGCCAGATGTTGTTGCAAAAGGTATTCAGCCAATTGATACTGGTGTTGAGATTGACTCACTTCGTGCAATTAATGAAGGTCTACTATCTTGGCCAGAAGGCTTTAACGTATATCCGAAAGTGAAGAAAATTCTTGAGCGCCGTAAAGATGCTCTTGAAGAGAACGGTAAAATTGAATGGGCACTTGCTGAGTCATTAGCATTCGCTTCTATTTTACAAGAAGGTACGCCAATTCGTTTAACTGGTCAAGATTCACAGCGTGGTACATTCGCGCATCGTCATATCGTATTACACGATACTGATACAAATGAAACATATTCACCATTACATCGTTTACCAAACATTAATGCATCATTCTCTGTTCATAACAGTCCGTTATCAGAAGCTGCCGTTGTTGGTTACGAGTATGGTTATAACGTATTCGCTCCAGAAACTCTTGTTATGTGGGAAGCGCAATATGGTGACTTCTCAAATACTGCGCAAGCATTATTTGATCAATATGTTTCAGCTGGAAGAGCAAAATGGGGTCAAAAGTCTGGTTTAGTTCTTCTATTACCACACGGTTATGAAGGTCAAGGACCAGAGCACTCTAGTGCACGTCCAGAGCGTTTCTTACAGTTAGCTGCTGAGAATAACTGGACAGTTGCAAACTTAACGAGCGCGGCACAATACTTCCATATTTTACGTCGTCAAGCATCTATCTTAGGAACAGAAGCTGTTCGACCATTAGTATTGATGACGCCGAAGAGTTTATTACGTCACCCACTTACGCTGTCAACTGCTAGTCAGTTAAGCGAAGGACGTTTCCAGCCTGCTCTAGAACAAGAAAACCTTGGTACAAAACCAACTAAAGTAAAACGTCTTGTTTTAAGCACAGGTAAAATGGCGATTGACTTAGCAGCAGAAATTGAGTCTGGTAAACATGAGTATAACTTAGATGAAGTTCATGTCGTTCGTGTTGAACAGCTGTACCCATTCCCTGCTGAGAAAGTTCAATCTATTATGAAACGCTTTAAAAACTTAGAAGAAATTATTTGGGTTCAAGAAGAACCTCGTAATATGGGCGCATGGCATTACATGGCTCCAATTCTGTTCGAACTTGCTGGAGATAAAGTGAAAACAGGTTATATTGGACGCCCAGATCGCTCTAGCCCATCTGGCGGCGATCCATTCGCTCACAAAGCTGAGCAAGAACTAATTGTTGCTCACGCTTTAGATGTGAAGTATAACTTCCGTCAAGATAAACAAGAGATTGAAGTTTTCAGCAACTGA
- a CDS encoding helix-turn-helix transcriptional regulator, with translation MENKMVEYRKKFGLSQEKLAEKLGVSRQTIISIEKGKYDPSLPLAFEIAKTFQTTIEHVFIYEGKEEGE, from the coding sequence TTGGAAAATAAAATGGTCGAATACCGCAAAAAATTTGGACTATCTCAAGAAAAATTGGCTGAGAAACTCGGAGTTTCTAGGCAAACCATCATTTCAATTGAAAAGGGAAAATACGATCCATCACTTCCGTTAGCATTTGAAATAGCAAAAACATTTCAGACAACGATAGAACATGTATTTATTTATGAAGGGAAAGAAGAGGGGGAATAG
- a CDS encoding permease — protein sequence MNYSQKYFVIMGVIFLFMSGFMILSGIMTHSAPPAPTYTVLAMMIMCFCLSYLHPQFKEKDERMKLIRYKGMFFSFFALTAYYLLFSFGLNLKIITLSATELLNILMALTMSTVFISFVVLAKKY from the coding sequence ATGAATTATTCACAAAAGTATTTTGTTATTATGGGTGTTATTTTTCTATTCATGAGTGGATTTATGATATTATCAGGTATTATGACGCATTCCGCACCACCAGCTCCAACGTATACAGTGCTTGCGATGATGATCATGTGCTTTTGCTTAAGTTACTTACATCCACAATTTAAAGAAAAAGACGAGCGGATGAAATTAATTCGTTATAAAGGCATGTTCTTTAGCTTTTTTGCGTTAACAGCATATTATCTTCTTTTCTCTTTCGGCTTAAACTTAAAAATAATTACACTATCTGCTACTGAACTATTGAACATACTTATGGCACTTACGATGAGTACCGTCTTTATCTCATTTGTTGTTTTAGCGAAAAAATATTAA
- a CDS encoding DUF3976 domain-containing protein encodes MQMLYAFGMGLVLFLAVFLFIRKDVQGGTLTKRGFYKMIGCLVVMFIAIIVMIVLINQSL; translated from the coding sequence ATGCAAATGTTGTATGCTTTTGGAATGGGGCTTGTATTATTTTTAGCCGTATTCTTGTTTATTCGTAAAGACGTGCAAGGTGGGACGTTAACGAAAAGAGGCTTTTATAAAATGATCGGCTGTTTAGTTGTTATGTTTATAGCGATTATCGTAATGATCGTTTTAATAAATCAGTCACTATAA
- a CDS encoding DUF5105 domain-containing protein, which yields MKKIQKLLLLMMVVGLTVGVLAGCANPKDTTEEFLTAIQKGDVEKARTFVESDKEFNKLNEKTDDAEAKAMLSAITKNFKFEKLEEVSKKDDKAEVNVKITSADLSVAVTKAVGEVMPMAFASAFSEDKEQSEKAIEKTMTSTIVKNLADKDAAMATREVTLNLKKNKDGDYKIVADDNLKEVLFANAKSLEKMFGGK from the coding sequence GTGAAAAAGATACAGAAATTATTGCTGTTAATGATGGTAGTAGGATTAACAGTAGGTGTTTTAGCAGGGTGTGCAAATCCGAAAGATACGACAGAAGAATTTTTAACAGCGATACAAAAAGGTGATGTAGAAAAGGCTCGTACATTTGTTGAGAGTGACAAGGAATTTAATAAACTAAATGAAAAAACAGATGATGCTGAGGCAAAAGCAATGCTGAGTGCAATTACAAAAAACTTTAAATTTGAAAAGCTAGAAGAAGTATCGAAAAAGGATGACAAAGCAGAAGTAAACGTGAAAATTACATCTGCAGATCTATCCGTTGCTGTAACAAAAGCAGTGGGAGAAGTTATGCCAATGGCGTTCGCTAGTGCCTTTAGTGAAGACAAAGAACAATCTGAAAAAGCAATCGAAAAAACAATGACATCAACTATCGTCAAAAACTTAGCAGATAAAGATGCAGCAATGGCAACTCGCGAAGTTACATTGAACTTAAAGAAAAACAAAGATGGCGATTATAAAATCGTTGCAGATGATAACTTGAAAGAAGTATTGTTTGCTAATGCGAAGTCGTTGGAGAAGATGTTTGGTGGGAAGTGA
- a CDS encoding SDR family oxidoreductase, which yields MNCIQLSYSINDNNESYLKSFEGNKLLKKIPYRKFVEISDVTNVILFLMSDKSDAIRGQNIVVDYGYTIV from the coding sequence GTGAATTGTATACAACTGTCCTATAGTATAAACGATAATAACGAAAGCTATTTGAAGTCCTTTGAAGGAAATAAGTTATTAAAAAAGATTCCATATAGGAAATTTGTTGAAATTTCAGATGTTACAAATGTCATCTTATTTTTAATGTCTGATAAAAGTGATGCCATTAGAGGGCAAAATATTGTGGTTGACTATGGATATACAATTGTATAA